In one window of Phalacrocorax carbo chromosome 22, bPhaCar2.1, whole genome shotgun sequence DNA:
- the CLIC4 gene encoding chloride intracellular channel protein 4, protein MALSVPVNGLKEGDKEPVIELFVKAGSDGESIGNCPFSQRLFMILWLKGVVFSVTTVDLKRKPADLQNLAPGTHPPFITYNGEVKTDVNKIEEFLEDVLAPPKYLKLSPKHPESNTAGMDIFAKFSAFIKNSRPEANEALERGLLKTLQKLDEYLNSPLPDEIDENSMEDITVSTRKFLDGNEMTLADCNLLPKLHIVKVVAKKYRNFEIPKEMTGIWRYLTNAYSRDEFTNTCPGDKEIEIAYSDVAKRLTK, encoded by the exons ATGGCGCTGTCCGTGCCGGTGAACGGGCTGAAGGAGGGCGATAAGGAGCCCGTCATCGAGCTCTTCGTCAAG gctggcAGTGATGGAGAAAGCATAGGAAACTGCCCTTTTTCTCAGAGGCTGTTCATGATTCTTTGGCTGAAGGGAGTGGTGTTTAGTGTCACAACAGTTGACCTGAAGAG AAAACCAGCAGACCTTCAAAATTTGGCTCCAGGCACTCATCCACCCTTCATAACTTACAATGGTGAAGTGAAAACAGATGTGAATAAGATCGAAGAGTTCCTGGAAGATGTTTTGGCTCCACCCAA GTACCTAAAACTTTCACCAAAGCATCCAGAATCAAACACTGCTGGAATGGATATATTTGCcaaattttctgcatttatcAAAAATTCTAGACCAGAAGCTAATGAAG CCTTAGAACGTGGCCTCTTGAAAACCCTCCAGAAGCTGGATGAGTATCTGAACTCTCCTCTTCCTGATGAGATAGATGAAAATAGCATGGAGGATATTACAGTTTCTACCCGCAAGTTTTTGGATGGCAATGAGATGACATTAGCAGACTGCAACCTGCTACCCAAACTACACATTGTCAAG GTGGTAGCCAAAAAATACCGCAACTTTGAGATTCCCAAGGAAATGACAGGGATTTGGAGATACCTGACGAATGCTTATAGCAGAGATGAATTCACCAATACCTGTCCTGGAGACAAAGAAATTGAAATAGCTTACAGTGATGTAGCCAAGAGACTCACTAAGTAA